A portion of the Lolium rigidum isolate FL_2022 chromosome 1, APGP_CSIRO_Lrig_0.1, whole genome shotgun sequence genome contains these proteins:
- the LOC124706143 gene encoding LOW QUALITY PROTEIN: uncharacterized protein LOC124706143 (The sequence of the model RefSeq protein was modified relative to this genomic sequence to represent the inferred CDS: inserted 1 base in 1 codon; substituted 1 base at 1 genomic stop codon): MPSSSSSSVRVRQRKLPGAESLVSLLLSQNEVDALCEKHGVPKEFKARPAGHLRLNSVPPPGAVCVYAHALMAGMRVPLHGFFCQVLAHFGIAPAQLTPNGWRIMAGFLALCQSAGVPPSLAVFRHFFTVSIVNHKEKGWYFFRSKDNSGLRFAGLPTPRSDWRKFFFFLSSTEPWPCPVEWGEPSKTSFVEPLLTEEERLWASKLLTVSAHRNTCNSPXFVDPAXCGCCVPGIDPQIYDMVKTMYAEKAAAQSAKKVKAQPGSEAPVLPPLCGEKKGPEEANDGEESPPLTVVTGVFSPPPGFSGRHDRDNTDWEAARDLLHGAITPSQKRAFAAAEPSGIVASSYVAFLEATNYASSSSRSALALEKKLLERDAEIAALREELEETDRDLAAAKRAEETERGNAEATEAIQQLLGSEERVRRRAEDALEGYKRWKDARAAPCRALPGSCGRAD, from the exons atgccttcctcctcctcttcatccgtCCGTGTCCGGCAGAGGAAGCTCCCGGGGGCCGAGAGCTTGGTCTCTTTGCTGCTCAGTCAGAACGAGGTCGACGCGCTCTGTGAGAAGCACGGCGTccccaaggagttcaaggcgcgCCCTGCCGGCCACCTGCGCCTGAACTCGGTGCCGCCGCCGGGGGCCGTCTGCGTGTACGCGCACGCGCTAATGGCCGGTATGCGCGTCCCGCTGCACGGCTTCTTCTGCCAGGTGCTCGCCCACTTCGGCATTGCGCCGGCCCAGCTCACGCCCAACGGGTGGCGCATCATGGCGGGCTTCCTCGCGCTCTGCCAGTCCGCCGGCGTGCCGCCGTCGCTCGCGGTGTTCCGGCACTTCTTCACGGTGTCCATCGTCAACCACAAGGAAAAAGGCTGGTACTTTTTCCGATCCAAGGACAACTCCGGCTTGCGCTTCGCGGGACTGCCGACTCCCAGATCGGACTGGAgaaaattcttcttcttcctctcgtcgACGGAGCCGTGGCCTTGCCCGGTGGAGTGGGGCGAGCCGTCCAAGACATCTTTCGTGGAGCCATTGCTCACGGAGGAGGAGCGTCTGTGGGCGAGCAAGCTGTTGACT GTAAGTGCACATCGAAATACATGTAATTCCC GTTTTGTCGACCCTGCCTGATGTGGTTGTTGTGTGCCAGGCATTGATCCCCAAATCTACGACATGGTGAAGACTATGTATGCCGAGAAGGCAGCCGCGCAGTCCGCAAAGAAGGTGAAAGCCCAGCCGGGCAGTGAAGCGCCGGTGTTGCCCCCTTTGTGCGGGGAGAAGAAGGGTCCGGAGGAAGCCAACGACGGCGAGGAAAGTCCGCCTCTCACTGTGGTGACCGGCGTGTTTTCCCCGCCGCCGGGCTTCTCCGGCAGGCACGACCGTGACAACACGGACTGGGAGGCTGCGCGGGATCTTCTGCACGGTGCCATCACGCCGTCGCAGAAGCGCGCGTTCGCGGCGGCGGAACCTTCCGGCATCGTCGCGTCGAGCTATGTTGCGTTTCTGGAG GCCACGAACTACGCGTCGTCCTCCTCCCGCTCCGCGCTAGCGCTGGAGAAGAAGCTGTTGGAGCGGGACGCGGAGATCGCCGCGctacgggaggagctggaggagaCGGACCGCGACCTCGCCGCGGCGAAGCGGGCGGAGGAGACGGAGCGGGGGAATGCAGAGGCGACGGAGGCGATCCAGCAGCTCCTGGGGTCAGAGGAgcgcgtgcggcggcgcgcggaggaCGCGCTGGAGGGGTACAAGCGCTGGAAGGATGCACGAGCGGCACCTTGTCGCGCTCTGCCTGGGTCGTGCGGTcgtgccgattga
- the LOC124706151 gene encoding uncharacterized protein LOC124706151 yields the protein MPCSSSSSSDNDDDPDYRLDSSDDDDQNHHAATTDDGNHAADVVHPTPADAEGVVSFLRTQGEVDALCEQYGIPEDQYTARPAGDLRASSSPPPGTVCVYARALEAGMRVPLHPFYRDALAHFGIAPTQLAPNGWRIMAGFLVLCRSAGVPPSLAVFRYFFGCLPLFCQKNKRKGWYFFRARGASLCFAGLPHRNTDWKHGFFFLWSPEPWTCPVEWGEPPTSSLVEPVLNGEEEKLAAKLLEAHDAAPVDLRTCLCESNLVAAMISPASPVAATPPTCVHTTAGSEGMDPLVYGMMQSIRAEKAAASASKAKSEAGSDAPSCGKKRSLDEAFGEEGRPSSLLPSGRPAAHGISALAGVCSPPPGFSRKPTRVPNGHSDDGTDWEAARELLRGAVAPPLERVFAASKPSDVVASCNVAVLKAVNYALYSSAYALELEEKLAARDTEVAALQDQLKRAKAKLAVVKDRRRT from the exons ATgccttgctcctcttcctcctcttcggacAACGACGACGATCCCGACTACCGCCTCGACTCATCCGACGACGATGACCAGAACCACCACGCCGCCACCACCGACGACGGCAACCACGCCGCTGACGTCGTCCACCCGACGCCCGCCGACGCCGAGGGCGTCGTCTCGTTCCTGCGCACGCAAGGCGAGGTCGACGCTCTGTGCGAGCAATATGGCATCCCCGAGGATCAGTACACCGCTCGCCCTGCCGGCGACCTACGCGCGAGCTCGTCCCCGCCGCCGGGCACCGTGTGCGTGTACGCGCGCGCGCTGGAGGCTGGGATGCGCGTCCCGCTCCACCCGTTCTACCGCGACGCGCTCGCCCACTTCGGCATCGCGCCGACCCAGCTCGCGCCCAACGGGTGGCGTATCATGGCGGGCTTCCTGGTGCTCTGCCGCTCCGCCGGCGTGCCGCCCTCGCTCGCCGTGTTCCGCTACTTCTTTGGATGCCTCCCGCTGTTCTGCCAAAAAAACAAGCGCAAAGGCTGGTATTTTTTCCGAGCCAGAGGCGCGTCCCTGTGCTTCGCGGGTTTGCCGCACCGTAACACGGATTGGAAGCACGGATTCTTCTTCCTCTGGTCGCCGGAGCCGTGGACTTGCCCCGTGGAGTGGGGCGAGCCGCCCACGAGCTCGCTCGTCGAGCCGGTGCTCAACGGGGAGGAGGAAAAATTGGCGGCGAAGCTGCTGGAGGCTCACGACGCCGCCCCCGTCGATCTCAGGACCTGTCTTTGCGAGAGCAACCTTGTCGCCGCCATGATATCTCCGGCGTCGCCGGTGGCAGCGACGCCGCCTACTTGTGTTCATACAACCGCCGGTTCCGAAGGGATGGATCCCCTGGTCTACGGCATGATGCAATCCATTCGGGCGGAAAAGGCGGCGGCATCCGCGAGCAaggcgaaaagcgaggcgggtagCGACGCCCCGTCGTGCGGAAAGAAGAGGAGTCTCGACGAAGCATTCGGCGAGGAGGGGCGGCCTTCTTCTCTGCTGCCAAGCGGGCGACCTGCCGCCCATGGCATCTCGGCTCTCGCCGGCGTGTGCTCGCCGCCCCCAGGCTTCTCCCGGAAGCCGACGCGCGTCCCCAACGGACACAGCGACGACGGCACAGACTGGGAGGCCGCACGGGAGTTGCTGCGAGGCGCCGTcgcgccaccgctggagcgcgtctTTGCCGCCAGCAAGCCGTCTGATGTCGTCGCGTCGTGCAACGTAGCGGTTCTCAAG GCCGTGAACTACGCGCTGTACTCCTCAGCATACGCGCTGGAGCTCGAGGAGAAGCTGGCGGCGCGAGACACAGAGGTCGCCGCTCTGCAGGACCAACTGAAGAGGGCCAAGGCTAAGCTCGCTGTGGTGAAGGATCGCAGGAGGACATGA